The Zalophus californianus isolate mZalCal1 chromosome X, mZalCal1.pri.v2, whole genome shotgun sequence genome window below encodes:
- the GABRQ gene encoding gamma-aminobutyric acid receptor subunit theta: MGIRGMLRAAVLLLLIRTWLAEGNDPSPTPKFHFELSPTVPEVILNLFNCKNCANEAVVHKILDRVLSRYDVRLRPNFGGAPVPVGVSIYVSSIEQISEMTMDYTITMFFHQTWKDPRLAYHETNLNLTLDYRMLEKLWVPDCYFLNSKDAFVHDVTVENRVFQLHPDGTVRYGIRLTTTAACSLDLQKFPLDKQTCKLEVESYGYTVEDIVLYWEGNGNAIQGTGKLHIPQFSFLGKTMTSKEVFFYTGSYVRLILRFLVQREVTSYLVQIYWPTVLTTVVSWISFWMNYESSAARVTVGLTSMLILNAINSHLRDKLPQVACIKAIDIYMVVCFFFVFLSLLEYVYINYLFYSRGGSRRNQRRRRRAQRVMARYRYREVMLQPLAHRRSQEEMILSVEEINSHTASADEESPLPLPPSPPPVLIHVGYEPPDFRNLSTISLKDDQVSIEDESDSLSSRPVQACLASLESLSSLISIPEQAPLATSESLSSLSSLSEQAWLASRESLSDLPSTSEQALPSYGIRFNGSEIDDSVIPTEIRNRADAHGHADTRDPEDPEENSSSDESHGHGPSGRHLLAYSHRCVQEASCSLDEIRSNLNEIRSNLDEIRSLPDDIRVESGYLDLEKQLRCDLNSTWSLNVDDFVGFDQGKDSNSESDDSCPPSPGCSFSEGFSSKLFDPDYVPKVDRWSRTLFPLAFVVFNIVYWAYHIN; this comes from the exons ATGGGTATCAGAGGGATGCTGCGAGCCGCCGTGCTCCTGCTACTCATCAGGACCTGGCTCGCAGAGGGCAACGACCCCAGTCCTACCCCAAAATTCCACTTCGAGCTCTCCCCTACCGTGCCCGAAGTCATCTTGAACCTCTTCAACTG CAAAAATTGTGCAAATGAAGCTGTGGTTCACAAGATTTTGGACAGGGTGCTGTCGAGATATGATGTCCGTCTGAGGCCAAATTTTGGAG GTGCCCCTGTGCCCGTGGGAGTATCTATCTATGTCTCCAGTATTGAACAGATCTCAGAAATGACTATG GACTATACGATCACGATGTTTTTTCATCAAACCTGGAAAGATCCACGTTTAGCATACCATGAGACCAACCTGAACTTGACCCTGGACTATCGGATGCTGGAGAAGTTATGGGTCCCTGACTGCTACTTTCTAAATAGCAAGGATGCTTTTGTGCATGATGTGACTGTGGAAAATCGCGTGTTTCAGCTTCACCCAGATGGAACAGTGCGGTATGGCATCCG ACTTACCACCACAGCAGCTTGTTCCCTGGATCTGCAAAAATTCCCTCTGGACAAGCAGACCTGCAAGCTGGAAGTGGAGAGCT atGGCTACACGGTTGAAGACATTGTATTATACTGGGAAGGCAATGGGAATGCCATCCAGGGGACTGGGAAGCTGCACATTCCTCAGTTCAGCTTCCTGGGAAAGACAATGACTAGCAAAGAGGTGTTTTTCTACACAG GTTCCTATGTGCGCCTGATACTGAGGTTCCTGGTCCAGAGGGAAGTCACCAGCTACCTTGTGCAGATCTATTGGCCTACTGTTCTCACCACTGTTGTCTCTTGGATATCGTTTTGGATGAACTATGAATCTTCTGCAGCCAGGGTGACAGTTG GTCTGACTTCAATGCTTATCCTGAATGCCATCAACTCACATCTGCGGGATAAACTCCCCCAAGTTGCCTGTATTAAGGCCATCGACATCTATATGGTCGTATGCTTCTTCTTCGTGTTCCTGTCCTTGCTGGAGTATGTCTACATCAACTATCTTTTCTACAGCCGAGGAGGATCCCGGCGCAACCAAAGGCGACGCAGGAGAGCCCAAAGAGTCATGGCCCGCTACCGCTACCGGGAAGTGATGCTGCAG CCCCTTGCACACCGGAGATCCCAGGAAGAGATGATTCTGTCAGTGGAAGAGATCAACAGTCACACTGCAAGTGCTGATGAGGAaagccctctccctcttcctccctccccaccaccagtgCTTATTCATGTAGGATATGAACCTCCTGACTTCAGAAATCTATCTACTATCTCCCTGAAGGATGACCAGGTTAGCATAGAAGATGAAAGTGACTCTCTTTCCTCCAGACCAGTGCAGGCCTGCCTGGCAAGCCTAGAAAGCCTCAGCTCTTTGATCTCCATCCCAGAGCAGGCCCCACTGGCTACCTCAGAAAGCCTCAGCTCACTATCTTCTCTCTCAGAGCAGGCCTGGCTGGCCTCTAGAGAAAGCCTGAGTGATCTCCCCTCCACCTCAGAGCAGGCCCTGCCCAGCTATGGCATTCGCTTTAATGGTTCTGAGATTGATGACAGTGTTATTCCTACTGAAATCCGCAACCGTGCTGACGCCCATGGCCATGCTGATACCCGTGACCCGGAAGACCCTGAAGAGAACTCGAGTTCAGATGAGAGCCATGGCCATGGCCCTAGTGGGAGGCATCTGCTTGCCTATAGTCACAGGTGTGTGCAGGAAGCAAGCTGCAGCCTTGATGAGATCCGTAGCAACCTTAATGAGATTCGTAGCAACCTTGATGAGATCCGTAGCTTGCCTGATGACATCAGAGTTGAGAGCGGCTACCTTGACCTTGAGAAGCAACTCAGGTGTGATCTTAACAGTACCTGGAGCCTTAATGTTGACGATTTTGTGGGCTTTGACCAAGGCAAGGACAGTAACTCAGAGTCTGATGACAGTTGCCCCCCGAGTCCTGGGTGCTCCTTCAGTGAAGGATTCTCCTCCAAGCTCTTTGACCCTGACTATGTCCCTAAGGTTGACAGGTGGTCCCGGACCCTCTTTCCCCTTGCCTTTGTGGTGTTCAACATTGTCTACTGGGCATATCATATCAATTAG